Proteins encoded by one window of Teretinema zuelzerae:
- a CDS encoding NAD(P)/FAD-dependent oxidoreductase: MRVIVVGNGIAGINTAAGLAAELSVTVDVYGGEAHPFYSRVRLPEVLSGAVGPEAITFYKPEWYEKKRVSVHQGRRVAGIDPDSKTVVLEDGRKESWDYLVLATGASANRPAIPGSDLPGIFTMRTLEDVSLIRASISADCSASSVIGGGLLGLEAARAMKDSGSKEVRVFEIFPRLLPRQLDETGAALLQKRFAAMGIEVVTSAETSVFEPSRLSGCHEIKLKDGRSFASATTLLSMGVHSNTELAKAAGLQVNRGIVVNERMETSRKGIYAVGDCAEFGGIVWGIIPAALEQAPVAAKNILASAGLLPAGIDAPSYSQTVPKTALKVGDVELMSLGKAVLSPEEASSGKFTVFSKVSADEKRYEKYVVDAETGLLAGAILYGSKENQSLAQKLSGQPASAADLETLLAKV, from the coding sequence ATGCGCGTAATAGTTGTAGGCAATGGAATAGCGGGAATCAATACGGCGGCAGGCCTCGCCGCCGAGCTTTCGGTTACGGTCGATGTGTATGGCGGAGAAGCCCATCCTTTTTATTCGCGGGTGCGGCTTCCCGAAGTCCTTTCAGGAGCGGTCGGTCCCGAAGCGATCACTTTTTATAAACCCGAATGGTACGAGAAAAAGAGGGTGTCGGTGCACCAGGGCCGGCGCGTAGCAGGAATCGATCCCGACTCGAAAACCGTTGTTCTCGAGGACGGCCGAAAGGAATCATGGGATTACCTCGTTCTTGCGACGGGAGCCTCCGCGAATCGTCCGGCGATTCCCGGCTCGGATCTTCCCGGGATTTTCACTATGCGCACGCTGGAGGACGTTTCGCTCATCCGCGCGTCCATCTCCGCCGACTGTTCGGCCTCTTCCGTGATCGGCGGCGGCCTCCTCGGACTCGAAGCCGCCCGGGCCATGAAGGATTCCGGTTCGAAGGAAGTCAGGGTGTTCGAGATTTTTCCGCGCTTGCTTCCCCGCCAGCTGGACGAAACCGGCGCAGCTCTTTTGCAAAAACGCTTCGCCGCAATGGGCATCGAAGTCGTGACTTCCGCGGAAACGTCGGTATTCGAGCCTTCGCGGCTTTCGGGATGCCATGAAATCAAGCTCAAAGACGGCAGAAGCTTCGCCAGCGCGACGACCCTTCTTTCCATGGGCGTTCATTCGAACACCGAGCTGGCAAAGGCGGCGGGCCTTCAGGTCAACCGCGGCATCGTGGTAAACGAGAGGATGGAAACGTCCAGGAAGGGGATTTACGCGGTGGGCGATTGCGCCGAATTCGGCGGCATCGTGTGGGGCATAATTCCGGCCGCTCTGGAGCAGGCTCCGGTAGCCGCGAAGAATATTCTTGCTTCGGCAGGCCTTCTGCCGGCGGGCATCGACGCTCCCTCGTATTCCCAGACGGTTCCGAAAACCGCGTTGAAAGTCGGCGATGTCGAGCTCATGTCCCTGGGCAAGGCCGTGCTTTCTCCGGAAGAAGCCTCTTCCGGAAAATTTACGGTGTTCTCGAAAGTAAGCGCTGATGAAAAGCGGTATGAAAAATATGTAGTGGACGCTGAAACCGGCCTTCTCGCGGGAGCTATTCTGTACGGTTCGAAGGAAAACCAGAGCCTCGCGCAGAAGCTCTCAGGCCAGCCGGCCTCGGCCGCCGACCTGGAAACCCTGCTTGCGAAAGTTTGA